One genomic window of Tachypleus tridentatus isolate NWPU-2018 chromosome 12, ASM421037v1, whole genome shotgun sequence includes the following:
- the LOC143234383 gene encoding G-protein coupled receptor GRL101-like: protein MGAVWVMVVLLAGVPLLQTSYFSNFYGRSGVCLALHITPERPHGWEYSVSVFLALNFVSFAVIVLAYAWMFGVAKKTQTAVRSRDSRADATMARRMTVIVATDFCCWMPIILLGVASLSGATIPPQVFAWVAVFVLPLNAAVNPLLYTLSTAPFLSPARTRVSRVRFSLMNSMTGDSQKSIIVSLPDVPVRSEHDPLPLDSNGELVPLRDLITLSPGRPVRPSIRRHLTTKSSSNVHHLKSSRETISFRKKKPTKV from the exons ATGGGTGCCGTGTGGGTCATGGTAGTTCTTCTAGCTGGAGTCCCTTTGTTACAAACTAGCTATTTCTCCAACTTCTATGGGCGGTCAGGGGTGTGCTTGGCGCTACACATCACCCCCGAAAGACCACACGGCTGGGAATACTCCGTGTCTGTCTTCCTGGCTCTAAACTTCGTTTCTTTTGCTGTCATAGTCTTGGCTTACGCCTGGATGTTTGGAGTGGCTAAGAAAACACAGACAGCTGTCCGCTCGAGGGATTCACGCGCTGACGCCACAATGGCTAGAAGGATGACTGTTATAGTTGCCACGGACTTCTGCTGTTGGATGCCCATCATTCTGTTGGGTGTGGCATCACTTAGTGGAGCTACCATACCTCCACAG GTATTTGCATGGGTTGCTGTGTTTGTTCTTCCGCTCAACGCTGCAGTCAATCCTTTATTGTACACCCTGTCAACAGCTCCATTCCTGAGTCCAGCACGAACCAGGGTGTCCAGGGTTCGTTTCTCGTTAATGAACTCCATGACTGGTGATTCCCAGAAGTCAATAATTG TGTCACTCCCTGATGTTCCAGTCCGATCTGAACACGACCCTCTACCACTGGACAGTAATGGCGAGCTTGTTCCTTTACGTGACCTTATAACCCTGAGTCCAGGTCGTCCAGTCAGACCTAGTATACGACGTCATCTTACCACGAAGAGCAGTTCAAATGTCCATCACCTAAAATCTTCCCGAGAAACAATAAGTTTTAGAAAAAAGAAACCTACCAAAGtctga